A stretch of the Candidatus Tanganyikabacteria bacterium genome encodes the following:
- a CDS encoding tetratricopeptide repeat protein yields GAGSGGAGGKGARPARTEAPTPLPDAALNTQALLDVANGSYADARKTLAKALEQHPDNPVTLFNLGLCDFHLGDHAEALRNFTRARQVLAAGARNLERQAGPGLRLRHPAAATASADIPPGREEDALRALVKVWALQADAITYQGHAQAALGKAADARRLFREALPTLRKQAAAQTALGDLQRAGGDRAAAIASYTEAARTDARYPAPWLALHELAAEQRQPVLAKRYRGIYDRLSSRERS; encoded by the coding sequence TGGCGCGGGCTCGGGCGGCGCGGGCGGCAAGGGCGCCAGGCCCGCCCGGACCGAGGCGCCCACGCCCCTCCCGGACGCGGCCCTCAACACCCAGGCCCTGCTCGACGTCGCCAACGGATCGTACGCCGACGCCCGGAAGACCCTGGCCAAGGCCCTCGAGCAGCATCCCGACAATCCCGTGACGCTGTTCAACCTCGGCCTGTGCGACTTCCATCTCGGCGACCACGCCGAGGCCCTGCGCAATTTCACCCGCGCGCGCCAGGTCCTCGCGGCCGGGGCGCGCAACCTGGAGCGCCAGGCCGGCCCCGGTTTGCGGCTCCGGCACCCCGCGGCCGCCACCGCGTCGGCGGACATCCCGCCTGGCCGCGAAGAAGACGCCCTGCGGGCGCTCGTGAAAGTCTGGGCCCTCCAGGCCGACGCCATCACCTACCAGGGCCACGCCCAGGCCGCACTCGGCAAGGCCGCCGACGCGAGGCGCCTGTTCCGCGAGGCTCTCCCCACCCTCCGAAAGCAGGCGGCGGCCCAGACGGCACTGGGAGACCTGCAGCGCGCGGGCGGCGACCGGGCAGCGGCGATCGCCAGCTACACCGAGGCCGCCAGGACCGATGCCCGCTATCCCGCCCCCTGGCTGGCGCTGCACGAACTGGCGGCCGAGCAGCGCCAACCGGTGCTGGCCAAGCGCTACCGGGGGATCTACGATCGTTTGAGTTCCCGCGAGAGATCCTAG
- a CDS encoding CHAP domain-containing protein: MTQAGKVDGARRTAPLRGTGLPSANAEAARLKAERDSASLSGTRGTRPLAEALEEAKQKNPLATFGNKVVDGSRELIASGYKYPPNLTTQYYHSPGKVGCCADFVADSYLEAGYDLGGDAKSKGYNPHYCPSMIKYFAKEQQLIDKASPAHVGDAVFFDWDKDGTSDHLAIVTKVDASGRPIEIMESNQFGQPAHSSPMDPRRLGSVMAYGRLTGAGADDGAAAQLGPITNPASGSGPAYSGRASAPRGTGYANPGPDGSVPSAPAPARTLAMQAALALLYETLSDAYGLKDEEVQSLIEAKRQGRDVRALAKEMGVPTLKLAQLDKEIGKAAEKAATLVGDNNLPLPRGDDGWGMDADQGQEIFARHRDAIEQAAKVAGVEPEALGAYLWLQDDFKLGDDPAATIRQAAADLKAAAKSGDLAGTALAALDPEGKMSPEDREATLQLFANRYAALKDKPESK; encoded by the coding sequence ATGACACAGGCAGGGAAAGTAGACGGCGCACGCCGCACCGCGCCGCTCCGCGGCACCGGGTTGCCGAGTGCGAATGCCGAAGCGGCCAGACTCAAGGCCGAACGGGACAGCGCCTCCCTGTCGGGCACCCGGGGCACGCGGCCGCTGGCCGAAGCCCTGGAGGAAGCGAAGCAGAAGAACCCCCTGGCAACCTTCGGCAACAAGGTCGTGGACGGGTCGCGCGAGCTCATCGCGAGCGGCTACAAGTACCCGCCCAACCTCACCACGCAGTACTACCACTCTCCGGGCAAGGTCGGGTGCTGCGCCGACTTCGTCGCCGACTCCTACCTCGAGGCCGGCTACGATCTGGGCGGCGACGCGAAGTCGAAGGGCTACAACCCGCACTACTGCCCGTCGATGATCAAGTACTTCGCCAAGGAGCAGCAACTCATCGACAAGGCCTCGCCGGCGCACGTGGGCGACGCGGTCTTCTTCGACTGGGACAAGGACGGGACGTCGGATCACCTGGCGATCGTCACCAAGGTGGATGCCAGCGGCCGCCCGATCGAGATCATGGAGTCCAACCAGTTCGGGCAGCCTGCCCATTCGTCGCCCATGGACCCCCGGCGCCTGGGCAGCGTCATGGCCTACGGGCGCCTCACCGGGGCGGGGGCCGACGACGGCGCCGCCGCGCAACTCGGGCCGATCACCAACCCGGCGTCCGGGTCGGGGCCGGCCTACTCGGGCCGCGCTTCCGCGCCCCGGGGCACCGGCTACGCCAATCCCGGCCCCGACGGGTCGGTGCCGAGCGCTCCCGCGCCCGCCCGGACGCTGGCGATGCAGGCCGCTCTCGCGTTGCTGTACGAGACCCTCTCGGACGCCTACGGGCTGAAGGACGAGGAAGTGCAGAGCCTGATCGAGGCCAAGCGCCAGGGCCGGGACGTCAGGGCCCTGGCCAAGGAAATGGGCGTGCCGACCCTCAAGCTGGCGCAACTCGACAAGGAGATAGGCAAGGCGGCCGAAAAGGCGGCCACCCTGGTCGGCGACAACAACCTGCCCCTGCCTCGCGGCGACGACGGGTGGGGCATGGACGCGGACCAGGGCCAGGAGATCTTCGCCAGGCACCGCGACGCGATCGAGCAGGCGGCCAAGGTGGCCGGCGTCGAACCCGAGGCTCTCGGGGCGTACCTGTGGCTGCAGGACGATTTCAAGCTGGGCGACGATCCGGCCGCGACCATTCGCCAGGCGGCCGCCGACCTCAAGGCGGCGGCCAAGTCGGGCGACCTGGCCGGGACGGCCCTGGCCGCCCTGGACCCGGAGGGCAAGATGAGCCCCGAGGACCGCGAGGCCACGTTGCAGCTGTTCGCCAACCGCTACGCGGCCCTCAAGGACAAGCCCGAGAGCAAGTGA